The following are encoded in a window of Arvicanthis niloticus isolate mArvNil1 chromosome 1, mArvNil1.pat.X, whole genome shotgun sequence genomic DNA:
- the Cstf2t gene encoding cleavage stimulation factor subunit 2 tau variant, with amino-acid sequence MSSLAVRDPAMDRSLRSVFVGNIPYEATEEQLKDIFSEVGSVVSFRLVYDRETGKPKGYGFCEYQDQETALSAMRNLNGREFSGRALRVDNAASEKNKEELKSLGPAAPIIDSPYGDPIDPEDAPESITRAVASLPPEQMFELMKQMKLCVQNSHQEARNMLLQNPQLAYALLQAQVVMRIMDPEIALKILHRKIHVTPLIPGKSQPVSGPGPGGPGPSGPGGPGGPGPGPAPGLCPGPNVMLNQQNPPAPQPQHLPRRPVKDIPPLMQTSIQGGIPAPGPIPAAVPGPGPGSLTPGGAMQPQVGMPVVGPVPLDRGQMQISDPRPPIPRGPMPSGGIPPRGLLGDAPNDPRGGTLLSVTGEVEPRGYMGPPHQGPPMHHGHDNRGPASHDMRGGPLAADPRMLIGEPRGPMIDQRGLPMDGRGGRESRGMETRPMETEVLEPRGMERRMETCAMETRGMEARGMDARGLEMRGPGPSSRGPMTGGIQGPGPINMGAGGPQGPRQVPNIAGVGNPGGAMQGAGIQGAGMQGAGMQGAGMQGGMQGAGMQGGMQGGGMQGGMQGAGMQGASKQGGGQPSSFSPGQSQVTPQDQEKAALIMQVLQLTADQIAMLPPEQRQSILILKEQIQKSTGAS; translated from the coding sequence ATGTCGAGTTTGGCGGTCAGAGACCCAGCCATGGATCGATCACTGCGTTCGGTGTTCGTGGGGAACATTCCGTATGAGGCGACGGAGGAGCAGTTAAAGGACATTTTCTCAGAGGTTGGTTCTGTTGTCAGTTTCCGTCTCGTCTACGATAGAGAGACTGGAAAGCCCAAGGGTTATGGCTTCTGTGAGTACCAAGACCAGGAGACTGCGCTTAGTGCCATGCGGAACCTCAATGGGCGAGAATTTAGTGGAAGAGCGCTTCGGGTGGACAATGCTGCCAGCGAAAAGAACAAGGAGGAGTTAAAGAGCTTAGGCCCGGCAGCCCCCATCATCGACTCACCCTATGGGGACCCCATtgatccagaagatgctccagaaTCGATTACTAGAGCAGTCGCCAGCCTGCCCCCAGAGCAGATGTTTGAGCTGATGAAGCAAATGAAGTTGTGTGTCCAAAACAGTCACCAGGAAGCTCGAAACATGCTACTTCAGAACCCACAATTGGCGTATGCTCTGCTGCAGGCACAAGTGGTGATGAGAATCATGGATCCAGAGATTGCACTGAAAATTTTGCATCGTAAGATACATGTCACACCACTGATCCCAGGCAAATCTCAACCTGTCTCTGGGCCTGGCCCTGGTGGGCCTGGCCCTAGCGGACCTGGCGGGCCTGgaggccctggccctggccctgcccCTGGCCTCTGCCCGGGACCTAACGTTATGTTGAACCAACAGAATCCTCCTGCCCCTCAGCCTCAGCATTTGCCAAGAAGACCTGTGAAGGACATTCCTCCTCTGATGCAGACCTCTATCCAGGGAGGAATTCCAGCTCCGGGGCCAATACCAGCTGCAGTTCCTGGACCTGGACCTGGTTCCTTAACTCCGGGAGGAGCAATGCAGCCACAAGTTGGCATGCCAGTGGTTGGTCCAGTGCCCTTAGATCGAGGACAGATGCAGATATCAGATCCTAGACCTCCAATACCTCGTGGACCCATGCCTTCTGGTGGCATACCTCCTCGAGGACTACTGGGAGATGCTCCAAATGACCCACGTGGAGGGACTTTGCTCTCAGTGACTGGAGAAGTAGAGCCCAGAGGTTATATGGGACCACCCCATCAGGGTCCCCCGATGCATCATGGTCATGACAACCGTGGCCCTGCCTCACATGATATGAGAGGAGGACCATTAGCAGCAGATCCCAGAATGCTAATTGGAGAGCCCAGGGGTCCCATGATCGATCAAAGAGGTCTACCTATGGATGGTAGAGGAGGTAGAGAATCTCGAGGGATGGAGACTCGGCCGATGGAAACGGAGGTCTTGGAGCCACGAGGAAtggagagaagaatggagacctgTGCCATGGAAACCAGAGGGATGGAAGCAAGAGGCATGGATGCAAGAGGACTAGAGATGAGGGGCCCTGGACCTAGTTCCAGAGGTCCGATGACTGGTGGGATCCAGGGTCCTGGCCCCATTAATATGGGGGCAGGTGGCCCTCAGGGACCTAGACAGGTTCCAAACATTGCTGGAGTGGGAAATCCTGGAGGTGCCATGCAGGGGGCAGGTATACAAGGAGCAGGAATGCAGGGAGCAGGTATGCAGGGAGCAGGCATGCAAGGAGGGATGCAGGGAGCAGGCATGCAAGGAGGGATGCAGGGAGGAGGGATGCAAGGAGGGATGCAGGGAGCAGGCATGCAAGGAGCCAGTAAGCAAGGTGGAGGCCAGCCTAGCAGTTTTAGCCCTGGGCAAAGCCAGGTGACTCCACAAGATCAAGAAAAAGCAGCTTTGATCATGCAGGTTCTTCAGCTGACTGCAGATCAGATTGCCATGCTGCCTCCTGAGCAAAGGCAGAGTATTTTGATTTTAAAGGAACAAATCCAGAAATCCACTGGTGCTTCTTGA